CGAGGATTCCTCCAACAGGGACCTGCGGTTCGCGCGCAACAAGGTGAGGCATGAGCTCATTCCCTGGCTGGAGAAATCCTTCAATCCCGCTATCGTGGATGTCTTGGCGAGGACAGCCGAAAATCTGCGCGGCGACGCGGAAAGCCTGGAATGGCTGGTCGGAGATCTGGCCGGCAGGCACGCTGACCCGGCAGACGCCCGGCTCGGCTGGCGGCGGAGCTGGTTGAACACGCTTCCTCCCGGATTGCGAAGCCAGCTGGTGCGTCATGCCTTCGGCATCCTGGACCCGGGGGAACGGGGCCTGAAGAAGCAGGTGGACGCGGTCCTGGAACTGCTGCAAGACCACAAGAGCGGCAAGTCTGTTCGCATCGGCCGGATGGAAGCCGCCAGGGAATTCGACCGCTTGCTCTTCCGGGAGCTGCCGGCTTCCCCGTCGGTCGAATCCTACCGCTACCCGCTCGAAATCCCCGGGCAAGTCCGGCTCCGGCAGGTCGGGCTGGTGTTTGAAACCTACCTGAACCAGGGATCCAGCGGCTTGCCGGTGCTGGACCGCTGGGAGATTCAGCTTTCGGCGCGGGCCGTCGCTCGGGGGCTTGAGGTCAGGTCCTGGCAGACCGGCGATGCCTACCGGCCCCTCGGGTCCTTGAAACCCAGGAAAATCAAGGAACTGTTCCTGAGAAAACGGATTGGATTGAGCGCCAGGGCCGGGTGGCCGGTCGTGACCTGTGGCGGAAAGATTGTCTGCGCCGGAAGTTTTCCGGTGGCAGCCGGCGCCGAATGGCACCGGTCCTCACAAGGCGCGGTCAAGGTGGTAATCGAGGAGCGGGAGCTTGAAGACGGCTCTGATTCGATCACGTCGCCCTGAGCCATCGGTCGATCACAGAGCCCGGGAATGGTCGGAGGCCCCCTGCCCGATCCCGGCCGGCCTTCGGGGGCAATGCGTGCTTAGTCAAAGATTCTTTTGCCTTTACGCCAGCCTCTTCCACAGATTTGATTCGTAAATTGCACGGCGAAATGCTATCTTGTTGGTGTTGGGGTTGCTCCCTGGCGGCGCCGGGCGGTGGAGAATCAGCCGGGTGCCGGACAAACGAAAAGGCGCCGTTCGACACCTTGGAACGCTCCCTGGAGCAAAGCTCAGCAGGTCGGGTGGCGAACAAGCCGGGACCGGCGCCAGGTCTGACCTGAGCCCTCGGTAGCGCCTGTTCGACCCTGTAGCCACATCTGATTGCGATGGCAAAGACACTTCTATTCTGGATCGGACTGGTGGTCCTGGGCGTCCTGCTGTGGCAATTCGTCCAGCGCAGCGGTTCCGAGGAGGAAATGGAGTGGACCTTCTCGGAGTTTATCGAAGAGGTGGAGCAGGCCAACGTGGGGGAAGTGGAGATCGAGGGGAGCAACGTCAAGGGTAGAACCAAGGACAATAC
This genomic stretch from Acidobacteriota bacterium harbors:
- the tilS gene encoding tRNA lysidine(34) synthetase TilS codes for the protein MVFQNFVRLIRSRKLVAAGDKVLLALSGGADSTALLCLFLEFRSQLDLELAVAHLNHGLREEESEADAEFVRSLAADHHLPCVVEKLPPRERPKGGNAEARAREQRYRFLQRIGDSLGAQRIALAHTRNDQAETVLLRLLRGSGSLGLAAIPVSRANRFIRPLLSIEREELRTYLRSRGVEWREDSSNRDLRFARNKVRHELIPWLEKSFNPAIVDVLARTAENLRGDAESLEWLVGDLAGRHADPADARLGWRRSWLNTLPPGLRSQLVRHAFGILDPGERGLKKQVDAVLELLQDHKSGKSVRIGRMEAAREFDRLLFRELPASPSVESYRYPLEIPGQVRLRQVGLVFETYLNQGSSGLPVLDRWEIQLSARAVARGLEVRSWQTGDAYRPLGSLKPRKIKELFLRKRIGLSARAGWPVVTCGGKIVCAGSFPVAAGAEWHRSSQGAVKVVIEERELEDGSDSITSP